The Candidatus Neptunochlamydia vexilliferae genome has a window encoding:
- the tsaD gene encoding tRNA (adenosine(37)-N6)-threonylcarbamoyltransferase complex transferase subunit TsaD, translating into MKKVLGIETSCDETAVAVVAEGKHILVNLVASQAKIHEQYGGVYPEVASRHHVDQLLPLVEEATKEHEIDLIAVANGPGLMGALLMGVTGAQALAYGWQKPLVGVNHVEAHLYAAMMEEEPRFPALGVVVSGGHTLLAKMTDICEYEILGTTVDDAVGEAFDKVAALLDFPYPGGPHIETLAKEGDPERYSFRGGRVKGRPLDFSFSGLKTNVLYQVKGAQGSRKGPTVIDEAAKKDIAASFQRAAIEDIFNKALLAAKSFDCQAIYLGGGVTQNRRLRELFETAPYPTFWPGPGLSLDNGAMIAGLGYHLYQRNHLVDIFPEKCYTRMKNN; encoded by the coding sequence ATGAAAAAAGTTTTAGGCATTGAAACCTCGTGTGACGAAACGGCTGTTGCGGTTGTTGCAGAAGGAAAACACATTTTAGTCAACTTAGTCGCCTCGCAGGCAAAGATCCACGAGCAGTATGGGGGCGTCTACCCAGAGGTGGCGTCACGCCACCATGTCGATCAGCTCCTCCCCCTTGTCGAAGAGGCCACTAAAGAGCATGAGATTGATCTCATTGCGGTTGCGAATGGCCCAGGTCTTATGGGAGCTCTTTTAATGGGAGTGACCGGCGCACAAGCCCTTGCCTATGGGTGGCAAAAACCGCTGGTTGGGGTCAACCATGTCGAAGCCCACCTCTACGCCGCTATGATGGAAGAGGAGCCCCGTTTTCCCGCGTTGGGAGTGGTCGTTTCGGGGGGACACACCCTCCTCGCTAAGATGACCGACATTTGCGAGTATGAAATTTTAGGAACAACCGTCGATGATGCAGTGGGCGAAGCTTTTGATAAAGTTGCTGCCCTTTTAGACTTCCCCTACCCAGGTGGTCCCCATATCGAAACTTTGGCTAAGGAGGGAGACCCCGAGCGGTATAGCTTCCGCGGTGGGCGGGTGAAGGGACGTCCCCTCGACTTTTCCTTTAGTGGTCTTAAAACTAATGTCCTTTACCAGGTGAAGGGAGCGCAAGGAAGTCGAAAAGGGCCAACGGTGATCGATGAAGCGGCAAAAAAAGATATTGCGGCGAGCTTTCAGCGGGCTGCCATTGAAGATATTTTTAATAAAGCTCTGCTTGCTGCAAAAAGTTTTGACTGCCAAGCGATTTATTTAGGAGGGGGTGTCACCCAGAATAGAAGGCTACGAGAGCTCTTTGAAACAGCCCCCTACCCGACCTTCTGGCCCGGGCCAGGACTCAGCCTTGATAATGGCGCAATGATCGCTGGTCTCGGCTACCATCTCTATCAAAGAAATCATTTGGTAGACATCTTTCCAGAAAAATGCTACACTCGGATGAAAAACAACTAA
- the rpmG gene encoding 50S ribosomal protein L33, with protein MAKKGAREKIRLKSTESAETYWTFKNKRNTPDRIELKKFDKKVRRHVIFKEAK; from the coding sequence ATGGCAAAGAAAGGCGCACGCGAAAAAATTAGACTCAAGAGCACCGAAAGTGCAGAAACCTATTGGACCTTTAAGAATAAGCGCAATACCCCTGACCGGATTGAGCTAAAGAAGTTTGATAAAAAAGTAAGACGTCACGTCATTTTTAAAGAAGCTAAGTGA